A region of Acidobacteriota bacterium DNA encodes the following proteins:
- a CDS encoding glycosyltransferase family 4 protein encodes MRVGIDFRELVPGRRTGIGRYLLSFLSEATRMAPDFEFWLYADSDIKGFNLPRTRLKVVPGWLTPLWDQYHLPRALEEDEVDLFFSPYYKAPIHPPCPAVVTIHDLLFLHFPKNFGERFLKNPLFKRYASIILRKVQAVITDSNCSKRDILEHFLLPEDKIKVIYPGIDSSFAPKNEKETEPILKKYGLEKGYLLYVGNFKPHKNLPLLFSAYAKLPDKIREKHPLLLVGGDEQSARPLKKMADSLSLKVKFLHFVPDEELSYFYSAASIFIFPSLYEGFGYPPLEAMACGTPVIVSSSSSLPEVVGDAGFYFPPTHPDELTGKIKLLIADRNLRKELSVKGRRRAAMFTTKKMTEGILSLFIEVLERVR; translated from the coding sequence TTGAGGGTGGGAATAGATTTTAGGGAGTTGGTTCCCGGGAGACGCACCGGCATTGGGCGTTATCTCCTCTCTTTTCTTTCTGAAGCAACGAGAATGGCTCCTGATTTTGAGTTTTGGCTTTATGCCGATTCGGATATCAAAGGGTTCAATCTTCCGCGAACGAGGCTAAAAGTCGTTCCTGGATGGCTTACCCCGTTATGGGACCAGTATCATCTCCCTCGAGCACTCGAGGAGGATGAGGTCGACCTTTTCTTCTCGCCTTACTATAAAGCACCGATTCATCCTCCCTGTCCTGCTGTAGTAACCATCCATGACCTCCTTTTTCTCCATTTTCCAAAGAACTTCGGGGAGCGTTTTTTGAAGAATCCGCTGTTTAAGCGGTATGCAAGTATTATCCTCCGAAAGGTTCAAGCGGTGATCACCGATTCCAATTGTTCGAAAAGGGATATATTGGAACACTTCCTCCTGCCAGAGGATAAAATTAAAGTAATCTATCCGGGGATAGATTCGAGCTTCGCGCCGAAGAATGAGAAAGAGACGGAGCCAATCCTAAAAAAATATGGCTTGGAGAAAGGATACCTCCTCTATGTAGGTAATTTCAAACCGCACAAAAACCTTCCTTTACTCTTCTCCGCTTATGCCAAGCTCCCGGATAAAATCAGGGAGAAACACCCCTTGCTCCTTGTGGGAGGCGATGAACAGAGTGCCCGTCCGCTGAAGAAAATGGCCGATAGCCTTTCGCTAAAGGTGAAATTTCTCCACTTCGTTCCTGATGAGGAGCTTTCCTATTTCTACTCCGCCGCCTCTATTTTCATTTTCCCTTCTTTATATGAAGGCTTTGGCTATCCTCCGCTTGAGGCGATGGCTTGTGGTACTCCAGTAATTGTTTCCTCCTCCTCATCTCTTCCTGAAGTGGTAGGAGATGCTGGTTTCTATTTCCCCCCTACTCATCCTGATGAACTTACGGGGAAGATAAAATTGCTTATTGCCGATCGTAACTTACGGAAGGAACTTTCCGTTAAAGGGAGAAGGCGGGCAGCTATGTTCACCACGAAGAAAATGACAGAGGGAATATTGAGTTTATTTATCGAGGTGTTGGAAAGGGTACGATGA
- a CDS encoding PIG-L family deacetylase codes for MNILAIGAHPDDIEFGCGGSLIKYRKKGCDIYLLILTLGELGGDPEVRRREQFEAKRIIGAKEVFFGGYRDTELTMSLPLIHKIEEVIERVKPSFIFVNYYEDTHQDHVALAKASLSATRYIRNVLFYEVPTTVNFSPNVFIDIKQTFEAKLASLEAHSSQITKTNVEGLSILDIARATAHFRGTQAKVQYAEGFVSLRLFINI; via the coding sequence ATGAATATATTGGCGATAGGTGCCCATCCCGATGACATCGAGTTTGGCTGTGGGGGTAGCCTGATAAAATATCGGAAGAAGGGATGTGATATCTATCTTCTTATCTTAACCTTGGGAGAGTTGGGTGGGGATCCCGAGGTGAGAAGGAGGGAGCAGTTTGAGGCAAAACGGATTATCGGAGCAAAAGAGGTCTTTTTTGGTGGGTATAGGGATACCGAGCTAACGATGAGTTTACCCCTTATTCACAAGATCGAGGAGGTTATCGAAAGGGTGAAGCCGAGTTTTATCTTCGTCAATTATTATGAGGATACCCACCAAGACCATGTAGCCCTGGCGAAAGCATCCCTTTCCGCTACCAGATACATTCGCAATGTGCTTTTCTATGAGGTTCCGACCACGGTCAATTTCTCACCCAATGTGTTTATAGATATAAAACAGACATTCGAGGCAAAGCTCGCTTCCCTTGAAGCCCATAGCTCCCAGATAACCAAGACCAATGTAGAGGGTCTTTCCATATTGGATATAGCTCGAGCCACTGCTCATTTCCGAGGAACCCAGGCAAAGGTTCAGTACGCCGAGGGGTTTGTTTCTCTTCGTCTGTTCATCAATATATAG
- a CDS encoding WbqC family protein has translation MKIAIHQPQYLPWLGYFHKMMMADVFVFLDNVQFKKNEFQNRNRIKTKDRVIWLTVPVIHRFPQLISEVMINNRENWRKKHLRTLEINYRKAPYFERFFPIFVEGFEKEWVYLSPLNVYFVEKIAEALAIEKRFVVASELESLPEGATDRLVAICQKLGGNTYISGAGGRGYLELTKFEKAGIKVIFQEFKHPVYPQLYGEFEPYLSVVDLLFNLGEESGKIILEGGKL, from the coding sequence ATGAAGATCGCTATTCACCAACCGCAGTATCTACCCTGGCTCGGTTATTTCCATAAGATGATGATGGCTGATGTCTTCGTCTTTCTCGATAATGTCCAGTTCAAGAAGAACGAGTTCCAAAACAGGAATCGGATAAAGACAAAGGACAGGGTGATCTGGCTCACCGTACCCGTTATTCACCGTTTTCCTCAACTTATCTCTGAAGTGATGATAAACAATCGGGAGAATTGGAGAAAAAAGCATCTGAGGACGCTCGAGATAAACTACCGCAAGGCGCCGTACTTTGAGCGTTTTTTCCCCATATTTGTTGAAGGGTTTGAGAAGGAATGGGTTTACCTTTCTCCCCTTAATGTTTACTTCGTTGAAAAGATAGCCGAAGCGCTGGCTATAGAGAAAAGGTTTGTAGTGGCCTCTGAGCTTGAATCCCTTCCAGAGGGGGCGACGGATAGATTGGTGGCTATCTGCCAAAAGCTTGGTGGAAACACCTACATATCCGGCGCTGGGGGGAGAGGTTATCTTGAATTAACGAAGTTTGAAAAGGCAGGGATAAAGGTAATCTTTCAGGAATTCAAGCATCCAGTATATCCTCAACTTTATGGAGAGTTTGAACCTTATCTCTCTGTGGTAGACCTGCTCTTTAACTTGGGAGAGGAAAGTGGCAAAATAATCCTTGAGGGAGGGAAGCTATGA
- a CDS encoding glycosyltransferase family 4 protein: MRGRLLILTTEFPPLPGGIGVVSYYLAKEAIKQGFPETVVLATKASGYKEFDEREDDLRILRAGWDALRYLKAIPLWVNLKKIINTHKPEAIIATSWLYGGSLAYLMRGNGPPYFVFAHGLEISRYQRKPFVRNWMKKVFAGGELTFAVSNYTASLLYSLNLPREKVLVIGNGVDIHRFKPMDASDVVKKMYNLNGKKVLLTVGRLIPRKGQEIVIRAIPLIKRKIPNITYLIVGEGPERKKLLKLIEELGVEAEVKLVGRVSDALLPLYYNACDIFLMVNQVVNEVDFEGFGLVFLEAGACGKPVIASRYGGVEDAVIDGVNGVLLPEADVGKVAEAVIGLLENPEFARKLGEGGRRIALASSWEKVGEKVFTEVKRKLYG; encoded by the coding sequence ATGAGAGGAAGACTCCTCATACTCACCACTGAATTTCCTCCGCTTCCGGGAGGAATTGGCGTGGTCTCTTACTATCTGGCGAAGGAGGCAATTAAGCAAGGCTTTCCGGAAACGGTGGTACTCGCTACTAAAGCCTCCGGTTATAAGGAGTTCGATGAAAGGGAGGATGATCTAAGGATATTGAGGGCAGGATGGGATGCCCTTCGGTATCTCAAAGCAATCCCTTTATGGGTGAACTTGAAAAAGATCATAAATACCCATAAGCCAGAGGCAATAATCGCTACCTCCTGGCTTTATGGGGGTAGCTTGGCTTACCTTATGAGAGGAAATGGTCCTCCTTATTTCGTATTCGCCCATGGACTTGAGATAAGCAGATATCAGAGGAAGCCCTTTGTAAGGAATTGGATGAAGAAGGTTTTTGCGGGGGGGGAGCTTACCTTTGCGGTAAGTAATTATACCGCTTCACTTCTTTATTCCCTTAACTTGCCAAGGGAAAAGGTCTTGGTCATTGGCAACGGGGTAGATATCCATCGGTTCAAACCGATGGATGCCAGTGATGTCGTCAAGAAAATGTATAACCTGAATGGGAAAAAGGTACTTCTAACCGTAGGAAGGCTCATTCCGAGAAAGGGGCAGGAGATCGTTATTCGGGCGATCCCTCTTATTAAGCGGAAGATACCTAATATTACCTATCTTATCGTGGGTGAGGGACCAGAGAGAAAGAAACTTCTCAAGCTTATTGAAGAACTTGGGGTAGAAGCTGAAGTCAAATTGGTGGGAAGGGTATCTGATGCCCTTCTTCCTCTTTATTACAATGCCTGCGACATATTCCTAATGGTAAATCAGGTGGTAAATGAGGTGGATTTCGAAGGGTTCGGTTTGGTCTTCCTCGAGGCAGGTGCTTGTGGTAAACCGGTTATCGCCTCGCGTTATGGAGGTGTTGAAGATGCGGTGATCGATGGGGTAAATGGGGTTCTTCTCCCTGAGGCAGATGTGGGAAAGGTAGCAGAAGCGGTGATAGGGTTGCTTGAAAATCCAGAATTTGCGAGGAAATTGGGTGAGGGTGGAAGGAGGATAGCCTTAGCATCGAGTTGGGAAAAGGTAGGGGAGAAAGTTTTCACCGAGGTGAAGAGGAAGCTCTATGGCTGA
- a CDS encoding glycosyltransferase family 4 protein, whose protein sequence is MADDKIRVLHIITRLDRGGSADNTLITVSRLDRRRFDVALIAGRTTNPSPKLSQAVNKVEYEELSSLIRPVNPVKDIVSFFALFRRIRKGRYHIVHTHSSKAGFLGRLAAYFAGTPYIVHTPHGHIFYGYYGRIISWLFILLERFVSRFTDVIIGLTGREVKEHLERKIGKKSRFVVIPSGVELERFFKFDVDQKKVKKELNIPAKAKVIGSVGRLVPIKDPLNLIIAGERIAKEYPEIHFIWVGDGPLRARAEELARRASLPLTITGMKDDIRPYLAIVDIFVLPSLNEGMGRAAVEAMAMGKPVVATKVGGLPEVVVEGETGFLVPPADPDALAQAILSLLRYPDLGERLGRKGRERASLFSASRMVKEIEKVYLELVGEGGRE, encoded by the coding sequence ATGGCTGATGATAAAATAAGGGTCCTTCATATCATTACTAGGCTCGATCGCGGTGGTTCTGCCGATAATACCTTGATCACTGTCTCCCGCCTTGATAGGAGGAGGTTTGATGTAGCCTTGATAGCGGGAAGGACAACTAATCCCTCACCTAAGCTCTCCCAGGCAGTTAACAAAGTAGAATATGAAGAACTTTCCTCACTCATTCGCCCGGTCAATCCGGTGAAAGATATCGTTTCCTTCTTCGCCCTTTTCAGGAGGATTAGGAAGGGGAGATATCATATCGTTCATACCCATTCTTCGAAAGCCGGTTTTTTAGGGCGTCTTGCCGCCTATTTCGCTGGAACGCCGTATATCGTCCATACCCCTCACGGTCATATATTTTACGGCTATTACGGAAGGATTATCAGTTGGCTCTTCATCCTCCTTGAGAGGTTTGTATCCAGGTTTACCGATGTGATAATCGGTTTAACCGGAAGGGAGGTGAAGGAACATCTGGAGAGGAAGATCGGTAAGAAGAGCAGGTTCGTTGTCATTCCAAGTGGTGTTGAGCTTGAGCGTTTTTTTAAGTTCGATGTCGATCAGAAGAAGGTGAAGAAAGAGCTGAATATACCGGCTAAAGCCAAGGTGATAGGTAGTGTGGGAAGACTGGTCCCAATAAAGGATCCACTCAATCTAATAATAGCAGGAGAAAGAATAGCGAAGGAGTATCCGGAAATCCACTTTATCTGGGTAGGAGATGGTCCTCTCCGCGCGAGGGCTGAGGAGTTGGCTCGTAGGGCTTCTCTTCCTCTTACTATTACCGGGATGAAGGATGATATCCGTCCTTACCTCGCTATCGTCGATATATTCGTTCTCCCTTCGCTAAACGAGGGAATGGGAAGGGCAGCGGTCGAAGCGATGGCGATGGGAAAGCCGGTAGTAGCCACTAAAGTAGGCGGGCTTCCTGAGGTGGTAGTGGAGGGGGAGACCGGTTTTCTTGTTCCCCCGGCTGACCCCGATGCTTTAGCACAGGCGATATTGAGCCTACTTCGTTATCCTGATCTTGGTGAAAGATTGGGGAGGAAAGGAAGGGAGAGGGCAAGTCTTTTCAGCGCCTCTCGTATGGTTAAAGAGATAGAAAAGGTTTACCTTGAGCTTGTCGGAGAAGGGGGAAGGGAATGA
- a CDS encoding DegT/DnrJ/EryC1/StrS family aminotransferase, with translation MIPHSKPSLGKEEIEAVNAVIRSGMIAGGEKVVQFEEALAQSLGGGFAAACSSGTAALFLALKALGIGQGDEVALPAFVCTAPLYALISCGASPLLIDIEPSGFNLDPADLRKKITKRTKAVILPHMFGFPASLDEVLSLGIPVIEDCAMSIGASYQGKPVGSFGVVSIFSFYATKVITTGEGGMVFSHSRRIIERVKEMREYDEKEDFIPRFNFKMNDIEAAIGLIQLKKLPRFIEKRRKIARRYISAFEKLPLILPETSSEREGIFFRFVIRAENKGADELVHSLKERGIEARKPVFRPLSSYLGLSGFTRTDEAFSKAVSLPIYPDLKEGEIKGVLSAVIEAVG, from the coding sequence ATGATACCGCACTCAAAACCGAGCTTAGGTAAAGAGGAGATAGAGGCGGTTAATGCGGTTATCCGCTCGGGGATGATAGCAGGGGGAGAGAAGGTAGTCCAATTTGAAGAAGCCCTTGCCCAATCGCTGGGGGGGGGATTTGCCGCTGCTTGCTCTTCGGGAACTGCTGCTTTATTCCTCGCCTTAAAGGCACTCGGGATAGGGCAGGGCGATGAGGTGGCGCTTCCCGCCTTCGTCTGTACCGCTCCCCTTTATGCTTTAATCTCCTGTGGTGCTTCCCCCTTGTTGATCGATATAGAGCCCTCAGGGTTTAATCTCGACCCTGCCGATTTAAGAAAGAAGATTACCAAGAGGACAAAAGCGGTTATTCTTCCTCATATGTTCGGCTTTCCTGCGAGCTTAGATGAGGTTTTGTCGCTCGGCATCCCGGTGATTGAGGACTGTGCTATGAGTATCGGGGCAAGCTATCAGGGTAAGCCGGTGGGCTCCTTTGGGGTGGTTTCGATATTTTCCTTTTACGCCACCAAGGTCATCACCACTGGGGAGGGGGGGATGGTTTTTTCTCATTCTCGTCGGATAATAGAAAGGGTGAAGGAGATGCGAGAGTACGATGAGAAAGAAGATTTTATCCCCCGCTTCAACTTCAAGATGAACGACATAGAGGCAGCGATAGGGTTGATACAGCTTAAGAAGCTTCCCCGGTTTATCGAGAAAAGAAGAAAGATAGCGCGAAGGTATATTTCCGCTTTTGAGAAACTGCCCTTAATTCTTCCAGAAACATCTTCGGAGAGGGAGGGTATATTCTTTCGCTTTGTTATCCGGGCTGAAAATAAGGGAGCAGATGAGCTTGTTCATTCCCTAAAAGAGCGAGGCATAGAGGCGAGGAAGCCGGTTTTCCGTCCCCTTTCCTCATATCTCGGTTTATCCGGTTTTACCAGAACCGATGAGGCATTTAGCAAGGCGGTGTCCCTCCCCATCTATCCTGACTTAAAGGAGGGGGAGATAAAAGGGGTACTTTCTGCAGTAATTGAGGCAGTCGGTTGA
- the metK gene encoding methionine adenosyltransferase has protein sequence MSKEGRFLFTSESVTEGHPDKIADQISDAILDAIMEQDPFGRVACETLVTTGLAVVAGEITTNCYIDIPKIVRRTILDIGYTRAKYGFDGDTCAVITSIDEQSRDIAQGVDTGGAGDQGIMFGYACNETKELMPLPIMLAHKLAMRLAEVRKQKILDYLRPDGKTQVTVEYDGGKPRRVTTVVLSAQHSDKVSTDRLKEELRETVIFPVIPEEFRDKDTIYHINPTGRFVTGGPQADTGLTGRKIIVDTYGGVGSHGGGCFSGKDPTKVDRSASYMARYIAKNIVAAGLADKVEVQLAYAIGVADPVSIMVDTLGTGKISEDKIKELIWEHFPLKPFEIIDYLKLRRPIFKKTAAYGHFGREDEDFTWERTDLAETLRREAGL, from the coding sequence ATGAGCAAGGAAGGGAGGTTTCTTTTTACTTCTGAATCGGTAACCGAGGGGCACCCGGATAAGATCGCGGATCAGATATCCGATGCCATCCTCGATGCCATTATGGAGCAGGATCCCTTTGGTCGGGTAGCCTGTGAGACATTGGTAACTACAGGGTTGGCGGTAGTGGCGGGTGAGATAACCACCAATTGCTATATTGATATTCCCAAGATCGTGCGCCGGACAATATTGGATATCGGTTATACCAGGGCGAAGTATGGGTTCGATGGGGATACCTGCGCGGTGATTACCTCTATTGATGAGCAGTCCCGGGATATTGCTCAGGGGGTGGATACTGGTGGAGCAGGCGATCAGGGTATTATGTTTGGTTATGCTTGTAATGAGACAAAGGAGCTTATGCCCCTCCCCATTATGCTTGCCCATAAGTTGGCGATGAGGCTGGCTGAGGTGAGGAAACAGAAGATCCTTGACTATCTTCGTCCCGATGGAAAGACTCAGGTCACGGTGGAGTACGATGGGGGAAAGCCAAGGAGGGTGACGACGGTTGTCCTTTCTGCCCAGCATAGCGATAAGGTTAGCACCGATAGACTAAAGGAAGAACTTAGGGAGACGGTTATTTTCCCGGTAATCCCTGAGGAATTTCGGGATAAGGATACCATCTATCATATAAACCCTACTGGTAGGTTCGTCACCGGCGGTCCCCAGGCGGATACAGGTCTCACTGGGAGAAAGATAATAGTCGATACTTATGGTGGGGTAGGTAGCCATGGTGGTGGTTGTTTCTCCGGCAAGGATCCGACCAAGGTCGATCGCTCCGCCTCCTATATGGCTCGTTACATAGCGAAGAACATCGTAGCAGCAGGGCTTGCCGATAAGGTAGAGGTCCAGCTTGCCTATGCCATTGGGGTAGCTGATCCCGTCTCCATAATGGTCGATACCTTGGGGACAGGGAAGATCTCAGAGGATAAGATAAAGGAGTTGATCTGGGAGCATTTCCCCTTGAAGCCGTTTGAGATCATTGATTATCTGAAGCTTCGCCGTCCCATCTTTAAGAAGACGGCGGCATACGGTCATTTCGGTAGAGAGGACGAAGATTTCACCTGGGAGAGAACCGACTTGGCCGAGACCCTTAGGAGGGAGGCAGGATTATAA
- a CDS encoding undecaprenyl/decaprenyl-phosphate alpha-N-acetylglucosaminyl 1-phosphate transferase → MNVERKCLNIIPIKFCYPLALVVFISLWFPSVESFFRRAGLRWVYILIFSLSLSLSLTPIMKRIALKFKLLDFPSARKIHRHPTPILGGVAVYSAFTFSLLKNFILDPGMKAVLLGATVVFLFSLIDDIRRLSPAFRLGVQILAVSLLLKYGVYLVLFPPYLWWGMVVNAVLTYLWVIGITNAFNFLDGMDGLAAGLSGITAFFLGMVAFETNQPYLGWLAVAALGSSVGFLPYNFKIRGDAEIFLGDSGSTFLGFILASIAVKGEWADNNPIVSLTAPLLIFAVMIYDMVHITVSRVLTGKVKSVKEWIAYVGRDHIHHRFESLFRSKKQSVLFIYLISICLGITALLLRSATTKDALILLGQGATILILITFLERAGNRLERRR, encoded by the coding sequence ATGAATGTCGAGAGGAAGTGTCTGAACATCATACCTATCAAGTTTTGCTACCCGCTTGCTTTGGTTGTTTTTATATCGCTTTGGTTTCCTTCGGTGGAATCGTTCTTCCGGAGAGCAGGATTGAGGTGGGTTTACATCCTTATTTTCTCTCTTTCCTTATCTCTCTCTCTTACTCCAATTATGAAGCGGATCGCCCTCAAGTTTAAGCTCCTCGATTTCCCTTCGGCAAGGAAGATTCATCGCCATCCCACTCCCATCTTGGGTGGAGTTGCAGTTTATTCTGCGTTCACCTTTTCCCTTTTGAAGAACTTTATCCTCGATCCAGGGATGAAAGCGGTTCTTCTTGGAGCAACGGTTGTGTTTCTTTTTAGCCTTATCGATGACATAAGACGACTTTCACCTGCCTTCCGGTTAGGAGTGCAGATACTCGCTGTTTCTTTGCTTCTTAAATATGGGGTCTATCTTGTTCTTTTTCCTCCCTATCTTTGGTGGGGGATGGTGGTAAATGCCGTCCTCACCTACCTCTGGGTTATTGGAATAACCAATGCCTTTAATTTCCTTGATGGTATGGATGGTCTTGCTGCAGGGCTTTCCGGGATCACTGCTTTTTTTCTTGGAATGGTCGCCTTTGAGACCAATCAGCCCTATCTTGGCTGGTTGGCGGTGGCTGCATTAGGAAGTTCGGTCGGTTTTCTTCCCTATAACTTTAAGATAAGAGGAGATGCGGAGATATTCTTGGGGGACTCGGGAAGCACCTTCCTCGGTTTCATCCTCGCTTCGATCGCGGTAAAAGGGGAGTGGGCGGATAACAATCCCATCGTCTCTCTTACCGCCCCTCTTCTTATATTTGCGGTGATGATCTATGATATGGTTCATATCACGGTGAGCCGTGTTCTTACGGGAAAGGTAAAGAGTGTGAAGGAGTGGATTGCTTATGTGGGACGGGATCATATCCATCATCGGTTTGAATCTCTCTTCCGCAGTAAAAAACAGAGTGTTCTTTTCATTTACCTTATAAGCATTTGCCTTGGTATTACCGCCCTTCTTCTCCGCTCGGCGACCACCAAGGATGCATTGATCCTTCTTGGTCAAGGGGCTACAATACTCATTCTTATCACCTTCCTCGAGCGAGCGGGAAACCGCCTCGAACGCAGGAGATAA
- a CDS encoding adenosylhomocysteinase gives MDYDVKDLGLAEEGKLRIEWASRNMPVLQSIRKRFEKEKPLKGVKISACLHITTETANLALTFKAGGAEVVLCASNPLSTQDDVAASLVADYNIPVFAIKGEDKETYYQHIYSALAHRPMITMDDGADLVTTVLSEKKELAKGIIGGTEETTTGVIRLKSMAKHGVLKYPIIAVNDADTKHLFDNRYGTGQSTLDGIIRATNILLAGLNFVVAGYGWCGKGVAMRARGMGAKVIVCEVDPVRALEAVMDGYLVMPMIEAAKVGDLFVTVTGDKSVIRKEHFLAMKDGAIVANSGHFNVEIDITALEELSSSRRKVREFVEEFTLYDGKKIYLLGEGRLINLAAAEGHPAMVMDMSFANQALTVDYLVREGASLKPQVYKVPKEIDEEIARLKLKSMGVNIDVLTEEQREYLSSWSEGT, from the coding sequence ATGGATTACGATGTAAAAGATCTTGGTCTGGCTGAAGAAGGTAAGCTGAGGATCGAATGGGCATCGAGGAATATGCCCGTTCTCCAAAGTATCAGAAAGAGGTTTGAGAAGGAAAAACCTCTAAAGGGGGTAAAGATTTCTGCCTGTCTCCATATCACCACTGAGACGGCGAATCTTGCCCTAACCTTTAAGGCCGGAGGGGCGGAGGTTGTGCTTTGTGCTTCCAACCCTTTGAGTACGCAGGATGATGTCGCCGCTTCTCTGGTCGCCGACTATAACATCCCCGTCTTCGCTATAAAGGGGGAGGATAAAGAGACTTACTATCAACACATTTACTCTGCTTTAGCTCATAGACCGATGATAACGATGGATGACGGAGCTGATCTGGTAACCACGGTGCTCTCAGAGAAGAAGGAATTGGCGAAAGGAATTATTGGAGGTACTGAGGAAACAACTACTGGCGTCATCAGGTTAAAGAGTATGGCGAAGCACGGGGTTCTTAAGTACCCCATAATCGCGGTAAACGATGCCGATACCAAACATCTTTTTGACAACCGCTATGGGACGGGACAAAGCACCCTTGATGGGATAATCCGGGCGACCAACATCCTACTCGCTGGGCTCAACTTTGTGGTTGCCGGCTATGGATGGTGTGGTAAAGGGGTGGCGATGAGAGCGCGGGGGATGGGAGCGAAGGTGATAGTTTGTGAGGTTGACCCGGTGAGAGCCCTTGAGGCGGTGATGGATGGCTATCTGGTGATGCCGATGATAGAAGCGGCTAAGGTAGGCGATCTTTTCGTCACCGTGACCGGGGATAAGAGTGTCATTAGGAAGGAGCACTTCCTTGCGATGAAGGATGGGGCGATAGTAGCCAATTCGGGACACTTCAATGTGGAGATCGACATAACTGCCCTTGAAGAACTTTCTTCCTCCAGGAGAAAGGTGAGGGAGTTTGTCGAGGAATTCACCCTTTACGATGGAAAGAAGATATATCTCCTCGGTGAAGGTAGGTTGATAAACCTAGCAGCAGCAGAAGGACATCCGGCAATGGTGATGGATATGAGTTTCGCCAATCAGGCGCTTACGGTCGACTATTTAGTGAGGGAAGGTGCTTCCTTAAAGCCCCAAGTCTATAAGGTGCCTAAGGAGATAGATGAGGAGATCGCTCGGCTTAAGCTTAAGTCGATGGGGGTGAACATCGATGTCCTCACCGAGGAGCAGAGGGAATATCTCTCTTCTTGGTCTGAAGGGACTTAG
- a CDS encoding glycosyltransferase family 4 protein, whose product MNKITVLFLDHTGWVKGGGQISLLTLLSYLAGGDFRPILVAPSSESEVASRARKLNVSLEVFPLVSLKNLNLIAIFKSLLKIWRISRREKVDIIHANTSRAMWYGGIVGRLLRLPVIWHVRIAESDGFIDRVLASLSTRVIAISRFVAERRFPWLSEKKLTVIYNGVDLLPFDRAKPTLREELKIGEDDLLIGTIAQLQPKKRIKDFILLASKVIRDCPNVRFVVVGADITGGEYLSRLKEIVSELGIGKKVFFLGFRKDIPKIVRSLDLFVITSLDEPFGRVVIEAMAGSLPVVAYRSGAIPEIVEDGEEGILVPPCDIEMMASAVLSLLEDERKRLEMGKRGRKKVERLFSAECHSREIKKLYRTIMESKG is encoded by the coding sequence ATGAATAAAATTACGGTTTTATTTCTCGACCATACTGGATGGGTTAAGGGGGGAGGGCAGATAAGTTTACTCACCCTTCTTTCCTATCTCGCGGGTGGGGATTTTCGTCCTATACTCGTTGCTCCTTCTTCGGAAAGTGAAGTAGCTTCGAGGGCGAGAAAACTTAATGTATCACTTGAAGTATTTCCCTTGGTTAGCCTAAAAAACCTCAACTTAATTGCTATATTCAAGAGTTTACTTAAAATATGGAGGATCAGCCGAAGGGAGAAGGTGGATATAATCCATGCCAACACCTCAAGAGCGATGTGGTACGGAGGGATAGTGGGAAGACTTCTTCGGTTGCCCGTGATATGGCATGTGCGGATAGCGGAATCCGATGGGTTTATCGATAGGGTCTTGGCTTCACTTTCTACCAGAGTGATCGCCATTTCAAGGTTTGTGGCAGAAAGAAGGTTCCCCTGGCTGTCCGAAAAGAAGCTAACTGTGATTTACAACGGGGTTGATCTTTTGCCATTTGATCGAGCAAAGCCTACCTTACGAGAAGAACTGAAGATTGGTGAGGACGATTTGTTGATCGGAACCATCGCCCAACTCCAACCAAAAAAGAGGATTAAGGACTTTATCCTTCTCGCTTCCAAGGTGATAAGGGATTGCCCCAATGTTAGATTTGTAGTGGTGGGAGCGGATATCACTGGTGGTGAGTATCTCTCAAGACTTAAGGAAATCGTCTCAGAACTTGGAATTGGAAAGAAGGTTTTCTTCCTTGGTTTCCGGAAGGATATACCGAAAATTGTAAGGAGTCTCGATCTTTTTGTTATCACTTCGCTTGATGAGCCCTTTGGTAGGGTGGTTATTGAGGCGATGGCGGGTTCCCTTCCCGTTGTTGCCTATCGTTCAGGGGCGATCCCGGAGATTGTAGAGGATGGAGAAGAGGGTATCCTTGTTCCTCCTTGTGATATTGAGATGATGGCTTCAGCGGTTTTATCCCTGCTTGAGGATGAAAGAAAGAGATTGGAGATGGGGAAGCGGGGAAGGAAAAAGGTAGAGAGACTGTTTAGTGCGGAATGCCATAGCAGAGAGATAAAGAAACTATATCGCACCATAATGGAGAGCAAAGGTTGA